From a single Cyclobacterium marinum DSM 745 genomic region:
- a CDS encoding 3-keto-disaccharide hydrolase, whose product MIKTTLSIAALSLAVVACGPAQSEKETTEENIEEIIVTEEEWISLFDGNSLTGWTGFGKDQPGEAWEAADGVLYFNSGKKDEGASAGDLVTKETFGNFHLQIEWKISENGNSGIMFHVQDNGEYDRPYHTGPEYQVLDNDGHKDGQIITHRAGDLYDMIESSEEAAKPVGEWNKTEIIINDNTLQFFLNGVKTVETTLWDEQWKAMVAESKFSQWEGFAKYKEGKIVLQDHGDDVWFRNIKIKRL is encoded by the coding sequence ATGATAAAAACAACTTTGTCTATAGCAGCTCTTTCCCTTGCAGTAGTAGCCTGTGGCCCTGCACAAAGTGAGAAAGAGACAACAGAAGAGAACATTGAAGAAATCATCGTGACTGAAGAAGAGTGGATAAGTTTATTTGATGGCAATAGCCTTACCGGTTGGACCGGTTTTGGTAAAGATCAGCCGGGAGAGGCTTGGGAGGCTGCCGATGGTGTACTTTACTTTAATTCTGGAAAAAAAGACGAAGGTGCTTCTGCAGGTGATCTTGTTACCAAGGAAACCTTCGGTAATTTTCACTTGCAAATTGAGTGGAAGATCTCAGAAAATGGAAATAGTGGCATCATGTTTCATGTCCAAGACAATGGTGAATATGACAGACCTTACCATACCGGGCCGGAATACCAGGTGCTTGACAATGACGGACACAAAGATGGCCAAATCATTACCCACAGAGCAGGTGATCTTTACGACATGATTGAGTCCTCCGAAGAAGCTGCCAAGCCGGTAGGTGAATGGAATAAGACTGAAATAATCATCAATGACAATACCTTGCAATTTTTCCTTAACGGGGTGAAAACTGTGGAAACTACACTTTGGGATGAGCAGTGGAAAGCCATGGTTGCAGAAAGCAAATTCTCTCAATGGGAAGGTTTTGCCAAATACAAAGAAGGTAAAATTGTACTCCAAGATCATGGAGATGATGTTTGGTTCAGAAATATCAAAATCAAAAGACTATAA
- a CDS encoding c-type cytochrome, translating to MKFNLNLSMAFIASAMVAVSACGGSGSSDSASSESTTAPPPAPVEEISLEEKYKDDPIFIKGSELMGQNDCPSCHMLERKIVGPSYADVAAKYESTDENVELLAGRVIAGSVGTWGEIPMPAHPTLSEEDAKDLAKFVLLLKK from the coding sequence ATGAAGTTTAATTTAAATTTAAGTATGGCATTCATTGCCAGTGCAATGGTAGCCGTTTCTGCATGTGGGGGCTCCGGAAGTTCTGATTCAGCATCTAGCGAGAGTACAACAGCGCCTCCTCCGGCGCCAGTAGAGGAAATTAGCCTTGAGGAAAAGTACAAAGATGATCCTATATTCATCAAGGGTTCTGAATTGATGGGCCAAAATGACTGTCCTTCTTGCCATATGCTTGAAAGAAAAATTGTAGGTCCTTCTTATGCTGATGTTGCTGCAAAATATGAGTCTACAGACGAAAACGTAGAACTTTTGGCAGGAAGAGTTATCGCAGGTAGTGTAGGTACTTGGGGAGAAATTCCTATGCCGGCGCACCCTACCCTTTCAGAAGAAGATGCAAAAGATCTTGCAAAATTCGTATTATTGTTAAAGAAATAA
- a CDS encoding sugar phosphate isomerase/epimerase family protein, producing MKTIKGPALFLAQFVDDKAPFNNLKDICTWAASIGYKAVQIPTWDARLIDLQKAAEDLDYVEQIKNTVKEAGVEISDFSTHLQGQLVAVSPAYNELFDAFAPAELAGDLKGKQEWATNQLMMAAKASKNFGLTTHGTFSGALMWHTVYPWPQRPAGLVDTGFEELAKRWLPILDEFDKYGVDVCYELHPGEDLHDGVTFDLFLEKVNHHKRANILYDPSHFVLQCLNYVDFIDIYKDRIKMFHVKDAEFNPTGRQGVYGGYSSWIERAGRFRSLGDGQVDFNAIFSKLSQYDFEGWAVLEWECAIKHPENGAIEGAKFISEKIIRVTEKTFDDFASTGMDEGLNKKLLGIN from the coding sequence ATGAAAACCATTAAAGGACCAGCCTTATTTTTGGCTCAGTTTGTAGATGATAAAGCCCCTTTCAATAATTTAAAAGATATTTGTACTTGGGCTGCAAGTATAGGATACAAAGCTGTACAAATTCCTACATGGGATGCAAGACTCATTGACCTTCAAAAAGCCGCTGAGGACTTGGACTATGTAGAACAAATAAAAAATACTGTGAAAGAGGCCGGAGTAGAGATCTCTGACTTTTCCACCCATTTGCAAGGACAATTGGTGGCAGTTAGTCCTGCATACAATGAACTTTTTGATGCTTTTGCTCCTGCTGAGCTAGCCGGTGACCTTAAAGGCAAACAAGAATGGGCAACCAACCAATTGATGATGGCTGCCAAAGCCAGCAAAAACTTCGGCTTAACTACCCACGGTACTTTTAGCGGTGCCTTAATGTGGCATACAGTTTACCCTTGGCCACAGCGTCCTGCTGGTCTGGTAGACACCGGTTTTGAAGAATTGGCGAAAAGATGGCTACCCATTTTGGACGAGTTTGACAAATATGGCGTGGATGTTTGTTATGAACTCCACCCCGGCGAAGACTTACATGATGGGGTTACTTTTGATTTATTTCTTGAAAAAGTAAACCATCACAAAAGGGCAAATATCCTATATGACCCAAGCCATTTTGTTTTACAATGTTTGAATTATGTAGACTTTATCGACATCTATAAGGATAGAATAAAAATGTTTCATGTCAAGGATGCAGAATTTAATCCTACAGGGAGACAAGGAGTGTATGGTGGTTATTCCAGTTGGATAGAAAGAGCTGGAAGGTTCCGTTCACTAGGCGATGGCCAGGTAGATTTTAACGCGATTTTTAGTAAACTATCTCAATATGACTTTGAAGGATGGGCTGTGCTAGAGTGGGAATGTGCCATCAAGCATCCGGAAAATGGAGCCATAGAAGGAGCTAAATTTATAAGTGAAAAAATAATAAGAGTAACCGAAAAGACCTTTGACGATTTCGCATCCACCGGAATGGACGAAGGTTTAAATAAAAAATTATTGGGAATTAATTAA